From the Drechmeria coniospora strain ARSEF 6962 chromosome 02, whole genome shotgun sequence genome, the window CTGTGGAGCGAGTCTGCAACTGTCTCCACCAGCCATGCGGCGATGCCGTCTCCAAGGCCGGCCACGTGCTGCCGTTCCACCAACCGTCCACCCACACCGTGTTCCATGGAGCGATCCCGTCTCGCAGGCCAGGTATTGCGCAGCTTCGTGTGGCAAGCCATCCACCACCGtgcggcgatgccgtcgccgacgcccactGTTGGAGGTCCACCACACACAATCCCTTGTGATGGCAtggcctgctcggcggccggcggcaatACTTGACATGAAAAAAATCGACAACAAAATGGCGGTGCTGCCTCGTCACCGGACATGTTTCCGCTTGACCGGCAGCAGCCATCGGTCTCGGAAGGTCGGCCAGGGTAGAGAAATACACCCATCAGGAATAAGTACGTTCCCATTTAACATCCCgtgagggaggggaggagcATGACGGCGCCTCTTCGACTGCTGCCACCGCATGTCCTGATGAAATGACATAGCGGCAAACGTTTGTGGCCCGAGGTGTAGCCAACGGAAGGTGCAAATGAAACCAGACGCCGCGCTTTGAAATGCAAGCAACGAGCCCACGGTACAGTCGAGAGCCAAAGGTTCGGTCCTCGGCCCCTCATGTCttgcgccctcggccgcgaccgCTGCTAGTCGTGCCCTGTCGGCTCAtggcaacgccgccgccgccgccgccaaagcTGCTCTGCCGgctcatcggcggcgcctgGAGACCATCGCGCAGGCCGGAATATGGCCCGCTCGCTTCGAGCGTCTCGCCGAAAGCGActgcttcctcctcgtcgcgtcGCAGGGCCGCGATCCCGAGATACTTTCCGGCACGATACGGAACCGAGACGGTCTCAAACGTCTTCCGGAGACCCCTCGGGTTGTCGAGGTGGCTGCCCGGCTTCCGGCTGTAGTCGTAGTTCTTGAGCGCGGCGATGATCTGCAGGTCCGACTTGAGGTCGCTGTCGCTCGTCGCAGGAAGCGCCGACTGCTCCGCCGTCACCTTGGCCGACGCTTTGAGGTAATGCCCGGGCAAGCCGACGGGGATCTTGGGGTCCGCCTGCGCGTGCAAGAGATCGAGGTTGTGGGGGAGCTCAAAGTTGGCCACGCCCTCCATGCCCATGATtttgtcgtcgaggaagttCTGGTTCGCCGTCCCGCGCGTGCTGCGCGTCGCatgcggcggctgctgctgctccgccAGCGTGGCCGATGGCTGggactcgccgtcgacctggcCGTTGCTGTCCCCGTTGGCCGAGTCGCTGTCGTCCGGGGACGAGCAGCTGCCGTTCACGCGGTGCCGTACCATGGTCCTGTGGGCCGCTATGGCCGCCGAGTTGTAGTGCATCGACAGCTCCTTCTCCGTAAAAAGGCTGCCGATGCTGTAGACCGCTCCCTTCTTCCTCACCTCGACCCGAGCCTTCTCCGACTGCCAAAGGGGCGTGGTGCTCGTTCCGTCGAgcgctcgcctcgacggcgcgggcgagccatcgtcgtcgccaaagttcctcttcctcttccttccATCGGAGaagtcgtcggcctccttgcGGTTCCGCGTCGTCCGCTTCCCGGGATGCCCGCCCGGGCTGCCCGGGTTGGCGAGGCTGAACTGGGCAGGGTTGAGGAGCAAGGCATTTGTCTCGCTGATGTCGAatgcctccttctccttgacCAGACGATTCTTCTTATTGACCAGCTGATTGATGAGCCGATCACGCATCGTGCTGTTGAGCGCCGCGTGCTctcgtctcgccgtcgctgccttGAAGGTAAAGGTGCTCTTGTACTCTTGAAGCTTG encodes:
- a CDS encoding deacetylase complex subunit Sds3; this translates as MGSRPKHNNIDALSTAIQICWLTSPFVATNLRLHLPNVVEQSAVVATSQLSSSQHPPFSRDPPLRNLRDTLSNPFRVHRFPYDLVRYTQQRVMAASEAAVSAALGGRADRRSPLPASQSKRDRKRQVVMERLASLTDKFQDDKDSVYRDQLQKIQFEVGQLQRFDPYAPDALDVAAELEREHRQTAVAPVHAEGARSLMDMAGVQLPQFMSDIQDLWERRDFALTNSKNEHDRKLQEYKSTFTFKAATARREHAALNSTMRDRLINQLVNKKNRLVKEKEAFDISETNALLLNPAQFSLANPGSPGGHPGKRTTRNRKEADDFSDGRKRKRNFGDDDGSPAPSRRALDGTSTTPLWQSEKARVEVRKKGAVYSIGSLFTEKELSMHYNSAAIAAHRTMVRHRVNGSCSSPDDSDSANGDSNGQVDGESQPSATLAEQQQPPHATRSTRGTANQNFLDDKIMGMEGVANFELPHNLDLLHAQADPKIPVGLPGHYLKASAKVTAEQSALPATSDSDLKSDLQIIAALKNYDYSRKPGSHLDNPRGLRKTFETVSVPYRAGKYLGIAALRRDEEEAVAFGETLEASGPYSGLRDGLQAPPMSRQSSFGGGGGGVAMSRQGTTSSGRGRGRKT